A genomic stretch from Capricornis sumatraensis isolate serow.1 chromosome 4, serow.2, whole genome shotgun sequence includes:
- the HDAC10 gene encoding polyamine deacetylase HDAC10 isoform X2 has product MGTALVYHEDMTAAQLLWDDPECEIECPERLTTALERLQQHGLEQRCLRLVAREASEAELGLVHSPEYVALLRETQALGTRELQALSKQYDAVYLHPSTFHCARLAAGAALQLVDAVLTGAVRNGLALVRPPGHHSQRTTANGFCVFNNVAVAAKHAQQKHGLHRILIVDWDIHHGQGIQYIFEDDPSVLYFSWHRYEHGHFWPCLRESDADAVGRGRGLGFTVNLPWNQVGMGNADYVAAFLHVLLPLAFEFDPELVLVSAGFDSAIGDPEGQMLATPECFSHLTQLLQVLAGGRVCAVLEGGYHLESLSQSVCMMVRALLGDPALPLSGPMEPHSSALESLQCVRAAQAPHWVSLQQQGQPDLGAAPVLSSSTRCPEGRPSPLPPGEPEFKAVVTQAAAALSSLLDQLRLHPTPPVRVAVALTAPVTGLALPPGVLCEEGSLLQEEMQAWARPHEALAQDEALIALGKVLYLLDRILDGQVSSGTAATPVPAAAATLDVAVRYGLSHGAQRLLCVAVGKLDRPPDLTDDGRNLWLNIGGEEATAPSMFHVSVPLPVTTGGFLSCVLALVLPLAYSFQPDLVLVALGPGHGLRDPQAALLAALLRGPAGGRVFALVDEESTPQLATVLARVLNGEAPPSLGPFSMAAPEDTQALMYLRGRLEPRWKMLQVAAPP; this is encoded by the exons ATGGGGACCGCACTTGTGTACCACGAGGACATGACGGCCGCCCAGCTGCTCTGGGACGA CCCTGAGTGTGAGATCGAGTGTCCTGAGCGCCTGACCACTGCCCTGGAGCGCCTGCAGCAGCATGGTCTGGAGCAAAGGTGTCTGCGGCTGGTAGCTCGAGAGGCCTCGGAGGCGGAGCTGGGCCTGGTGCACAG ccccgAGTACGTGGCGCTGTTGCGGGAGACCCAGGCCTTGGGCACCAGGGAGCTCCAGGCCCTGTCCAAGCAGTATGATGCTGTCTATCTCCATCCG AGTACCTTCCACTGTGCCCGGCTGGCCGCGGGGGCCGCGCTGCAGCTGGTGGACGCCGTGCTGACAGGAGCTGTGCGCAACGGGCTCGCTCTGGTGAG gcctcctgggcaCCACAGCCAGAGGACTACTGCCAACGGATTCTGCGTGTTTAACAATGTAGCCGTAGCAGCCAAACACGCCCAGCAGAAGCACGGGTTGCACAG GATCCTTATCGTTGACTGGGATATCCATCATGGTCAGGGCATCCAATATATCTTCGAGGATGACCCCAG CGTCCTTTACTTCTCCTGGCACCGCTACGAGCATGGGCACTTCTGGCCGTGTCTGCGGGAGTCAGATGCTGATGCTGTCGGGCGGGGACGTGGCCTCGGCTTCACTGTCAACCTGCCCTGGAACCAG GTTGGGATGGGAAATGCTGACTACGTGGCTGCCTTCCTGCAcgtgctgctgcccctggcctttgAG TTCGACCCTGAGCTGGTCCTAGTCTCTGCAGGATTCGACTCAGCCATTGGCGATCCTGAG GGGCAGATGCTGGCCACACCGGAGTGCTTCTCCCACCTCACACAGCTGCTGCAGGTGCTGGCTGGCGGCCGGGTCTGCGCCGTGCTGGAG ggcGGCTACCACCTGGAGTCCCTCTCCCAGTCTGTGTGCATGATGGTGCGAGCGCTGCTGGGCGACCCTGCCCTGCCCTTGTCAGGGCCCATGGAGCCCCACAGCAG CGCTCTGGAGTCCCTCCAGTGTGTGCGGGCAGCCCAGGCCCCTCACTGGGTGAGCCTCCAGCAGCAAGGTCAGCCTGACTTGG GTGCCGCCCCTGTACTGAGCTCCAGCACCCGCTGCCCAGAGGGGAGGCCCTCACCACTGCCGCCAGGGGAGCCCGAATTCAAGGCAGTGGTGACCCAGGCCGCAGCTGCTCTGAGCTCGCTCCTGGATCAGTTGCGCCTCCACCCCACACCCCCTGTCCGTGTGGCTGTTGCCCTGACTGCACCAGTCAcaggcctggccctgcccccGGGTGTCCTCTGTGAGGAGGGGTCACTGCTGCAGGAGGAGATGCAGGCCTGGGCCAG GCCACATGAGGCCCTGGCCCAGGACGAGGCCCTCATTGCGCTCGGGAAGGTCCTATACCTCTTGGACAGGATCCTGGATGGGCAG GTGAGCAGTGGCACGGCAGCCACCCCAGTCCCTGCTGCAGCTGCCACCCTGGATGTGGCTGTTCGGTATGGCCTGTCCCACGGAGCCCAGAG gctgctctgtgtgGCCGTGGGAAAGCTGGATCGGCCCCCAGATCTCACCGATGACGG GAGGAATCTATGGCTGAACATTGGGGGCGAGGAGGCAACTGCCCCGTCCATGTTCCATGTCTCTGTGCCACTGCCGGTG ACAACTGGTGGGTTCCTGAGCTGTGTCCTGGCCCTGGTGCTGCCCCTGGCCTACAGCTTCCAGCCTGACCTGGTGCTGGTGGCGCTGGGGCCGGGCCATGGCCTGCGGGACCCCCAGGCTGCACTCCTGGCTGCACTGCTTCGGGGCCCGGCAGGCGGCCGAGTCTTCGCCCTTGTGGATGAG GAATCCACACCCCAGCTTGCGACAGTCCTGGCCAGGGTGCTGAACGGGGAGGCACCCCCCAGCCTGGGCCCCTTCTCCATGGCCGCCCCAGAGGACACGCAGGCCCTGATGTACCTGAGAGGGCGGCTGGAGCCAAGGTGGAAGATGCTGCAGGTGGCTG CGCCTCCTTGA
- the HDAC10 gene encoding polyamine deacetylase HDAC10 isoform X3 has translation MGTALVYHEDMTAAQLLWDDPECEIECPERLTTALERLQQHGLEQRCLRLVAREASEAELGLVHSPEYVALLRETQALGTRELQALSKQYDAVYLHPSTFHCARLAAGAALQLVDAVLTGAVRNGLALVRPPGHHSQRTTANGFCVFNNVAVAAKHAQQKHGLHRILIVDWDIHHGQGIQYIFEDDPSVLYFSWHRYEHGHFWPCLRESDADAVGRGRGLGFTVNLPWNQVGMGNADYVAAFLHVLLPLAFEGQMLATPECFSHLTQLLQVLAGGRVCAVLEGGYHLESLSQSVCMMVRALLGDPALPLSGPMEPHSSALESLQCVRAAQAPHWVSLQQQGQPDLGAAPVLSSSTRCPEGRPSPLPPGEPEFKAVVTQAAAALSSLLDQLRLHPTPPVRVAVALTAPVTGLALPPGVLCEEGSLLQEEMQAWARPHEALAQDEALIALGKVLYLLDRILDGQVSSGTAATPVPAAAATLDVAVRYGLSHGAQRLLCVAVGKLDRPPDLTDDGRNLWLNIGGEEATAPSMFHVSVPLPVTTGGFLSCVLALVLPLAYSFQPDLVLVALGPGHGLRDPQAALLAALLRGPAGGRVFALVDEESTPQLATVLARVLNGEAPPSLGPFSMAAPEDTQALMYLRGRLEPRWKMLQVAGEAAGPGSG, from the exons ATGGGGACCGCACTTGTGTACCACGAGGACATGACGGCCGCCCAGCTGCTCTGGGACGA CCCTGAGTGTGAGATCGAGTGTCCTGAGCGCCTGACCACTGCCCTGGAGCGCCTGCAGCAGCATGGTCTGGAGCAAAGGTGTCTGCGGCTGGTAGCTCGAGAGGCCTCGGAGGCGGAGCTGGGCCTGGTGCACAG ccccgAGTACGTGGCGCTGTTGCGGGAGACCCAGGCCTTGGGCACCAGGGAGCTCCAGGCCCTGTCCAAGCAGTATGATGCTGTCTATCTCCATCCG AGTACCTTCCACTGTGCCCGGCTGGCCGCGGGGGCCGCGCTGCAGCTGGTGGACGCCGTGCTGACAGGAGCTGTGCGCAACGGGCTCGCTCTGGTGAG gcctcctgggcaCCACAGCCAGAGGACTACTGCCAACGGATTCTGCGTGTTTAACAATGTAGCCGTAGCAGCCAAACACGCCCAGCAGAAGCACGGGTTGCACAG GATCCTTATCGTTGACTGGGATATCCATCATGGTCAGGGCATCCAATATATCTTCGAGGATGACCCCAG CGTCCTTTACTTCTCCTGGCACCGCTACGAGCATGGGCACTTCTGGCCGTGTCTGCGGGAGTCAGATGCTGATGCTGTCGGGCGGGGACGTGGCCTCGGCTTCACTGTCAACCTGCCCTGGAACCAG GTTGGGATGGGAAATGCTGACTACGTGGCTGCCTTCCTGCAcgtgctgctgcccctggcctttgAG GGGCAGATGCTGGCCACACCGGAGTGCTTCTCCCACCTCACACAGCTGCTGCAGGTGCTGGCTGGCGGCCGGGTCTGCGCCGTGCTGGAG ggcGGCTACCACCTGGAGTCCCTCTCCCAGTCTGTGTGCATGATGGTGCGAGCGCTGCTGGGCGACCCTGCCCTGCCCTTGTCAGGGCCCATGGAGCCCCACAGCAG CGCTCTGGAGTCCCTCCAGTGTGTGCGGGCAGCCCAGGCCCCTCACTGGGTGAGCCTCCAGCAGCAAGGTCAGCCTGACTTGG GTGCCGCCCCTGTACTGAGCTCCAGCACCCGCTGCCCAGAGGGGAGGCCCTCACCACTGCCGCCAGGGGAGCCCGAATTCAAGGCAGTGGTGACCCAGGCCGCAGCTGCTCTGAGCTCGCTCCTGGATCAGTTGCGCCTCCACCCCACACCCCCTGTCCGTGTGGCTGTTGCCCTGACTGCACCAGTCAcaggcctggccctgcccccGGGTGTCCTCTGTGAGGAGGGGTCACTGCTGCAGGAGGAGATGCAGGCCTGGGCCAG GCCACATGAGGCCCTGGCCCAGGACGAGGCCCTCATTGCGCTCGGGAAGGTCCTATACCTCTTGGACAGGATCCTGGATGGGCAG GTGAGCAGTGGCACGGCAGCCACCCCAGTCCCTGCTGCAGCTGCCACCCTGGATGTGGCTGTTCGGTATGGCCTGTCCCACGGAGCCCAGAG gctgctctgtgtgGCCGTGGGAAAGCTGGATCGGCCCCCAGATCTCACCGATGACGG GAGGAATCTATGGCTGAACATTGGGGGCGAGGAGGCAACTGCCCCGTCCATGTTCCATGTCTCTGTGCCACTGCCGGTG ACAACTGGTGGGTTCCTGAGCTGTGTCCTGGCCCTGGTGCTGCCCCTGGCCTACAGCTTCCAGCCTGACCTGGTGCTGGTGGCGCTGGGGCCGGGCCATGGCCTGCGGGACCCCCAGGCTGCACTCCTGGCTGCACTGCTTCGGGGCCCGGCAGGCGGCCGAGTCTTCGCCCTTGTGGATGAG GAATCCACACCCCAGCTTGCGACAGTCCTGGCCAGGGTGCTGAACGGGGAGGCACCCCCCAGCCTGGGCCCCTTCTCCATGGCCGCCCCAGAGGACACGCAGGCCCTGATGTACCTGAGAGGGCGGCTGGAGCCAAGGTGGAAGATGCTGCAGGTGGCTGGTGAGGCTGCGGGGCCAGGCTCAGGCTGA
- the HDAC10 gene encoding polyamine deacetylase HDAC10 isoform X1, which produces MGTALVYHEDMTAAQLLWDDPECEIECPERLTTALERLQQHGLEQRCLRLVAREASEAELGLVHSPEYVALLRETQALGTRELQALSKQYDAVYLHPSTFHCARLAAGAALQLVDAVLTGAVRNGLALVRPPGHHSQRTTANGFCVFNNVAVAAKHAQQKHGLHRILIVDWDIHHGQGIQYIFEDDPSVLYFSWHRYEHGHFWPCLRESDADAVGRGRGLGFTVNLPWNQVGMGNADYVAAFLHVLLPLAFEFDPELVLVSAGFDSAIGDPEGQMLATPECFSHLTQLLQVLAGGRVCAVLEGGYHLESLSQSVCMMVRALLGDPALPLSGPMEPHSSALESLQCVRAAQAPHWVSLQQQGQPDLGAAPVLSSSTRCPEGRPSPLPPGEPEFKAVVTQAAAALSSLLDQLRLHPTPPVRVAVALTAPVTGLALPPGVLCEEGSLLQEEMQAWARPHEALAQDEALIALGKVLYLLDRILDGQVSSGTAATPVPAAAATLDVAVRYGLSHGAQRLLCVAVGKLDRPPDLTDDGRNLWLNIGGEEATAPSMFHVSVPLPVTTGGFLSCVLALVLPLAYSFQPDLVLVALGPGHGLRDPQAALLAALLRGPAGGRVFALVDEESTPQLATVLARVLNGEAPPSLGPFSMAAPEDTQALMYLRGRLEPRWKMLQVAGEAAGPGSG; this is translated from the exons ATGGGGACCGCACTTGTGTACCACGAGGACATGACGGCCGCCCAGCTGCTCTGGGACGA CCCTGAGTGTGAGATCGAGTGTCCTGAGCGCCTGACCACTGCCCTGGAGCGCCTGCAGCAGCATGGTCTGGAGCAAAGGTGTCTGCGGCTGGTAGCTCGAGAGGCCTCGGAGGCGGAGCTGGGCCTGGTGCACAG ccccgAGTACGTGGCGCTGTTGCGGGAGACCCAGGCCTTGGGCACCAGGGAGCTCCAGGCCCTGTCCAAGCAGTATGATGCTGTCTATCTCCATCCG AGTACCTTCCACTGTGCCCGGCTGGCCGCGGGGGCCGCGCTGCAGCTGGTGGACGCCGTGCTGACAGGAGCTGTGCGCAACGGGCTCGCTCTGGTGAG gcctcctgggcaCCACAGCCAGAGGACTACTGCCAACGGATTCTGCGTGTTTAACAATGTAGCCGTAGCAGCCAAACACGCCCAGCAGAAGCACGGGTTGCACAG GATCCTTATCGTTGACTGGGATATCCATCATGGTCAGGGCATCCAATATATCTTCGAGGATGACCCCAG CGTCCTTTACTTCTCCTGGCACCGCTACGAGCATGGGCACTTCTGGCCGTGTCTGCGGGAGTCAGATGCTGATGCTGTCGGGCGGGGACGTGGCCTCGGCTTCACTGTCAACCTGCCCTGGAACCAG GTTGGGATGGGAAATGCTGACTACGTGGCTGCCTTCCTGCAcgtgctgctgcccctggcctttgAG TTCGACCCTGAGCTGGTCCTAGTCTCTGCAGGATTCGACTCAGCCATTGGCGATCCTGAG GGGCAGATGCTGGCCACACCGGAGTGCTTCTCCCACCTCACACAGCTGCTGCAGGTGCTGGCTGGCGGCCGGGTCTGCGCCGTGCTGGAG ggcGGCTACCACCTGGAGTCCCTCTCCCAGTCTGTGTGCATGATGGTGCGAGCGCTGCTGGGCGACCCTGCCCTGCCCTTGTCAGGGCCCATGGAGCCCCACAGCAG CGCTCTGGAGTCCCTCCAGTGTGTGCGGGCAGCCCAGGCCCCTCACTGGGTGAGCCTCCAGCAGCAAGGTCAGCCTGACTTGG GTGCCGCCCCTGTACTGAGCTCCAGCACCCGCTGCCCAGAGGGGAGGCCCTCACCACTGCCGCCAGGGGAGCCCGAATTCAAGGCAGTGGTGACCCAGGCCGCAGCTGCTCTGAGCTCGCTCCTGGATCAGTTGCGCCTCCACCCCACACCCCCTGTCCGTGTGGCTGTTGCCCTGACTGCACCAGTCAcaggcctggccctgcccccGGGTGTCCTCTGTGAGGAGGGGTCACTGCTGCAGGAGGAGATGCAGGCCTGGGCCAG GCCACATGAGGCCCTGGCCCAGGACGAGGCCCTCATTGCGCTCGGGAAGGTCCTATACCTCTTGGACAGGATCCTGGATGGGCAG GTGAGCAGTGGCACGGCAGCCACCCCAGTCCCTGCTGCAGCTGCCACCCTGGATGTGGCTGTTCGGTATGGCCTGTCCCACGGAGCCCAGAG gctgctctgtgtgGCCGTGGGAAAGCTGGATCGGCCCCCAGATCTCACCGATGACGG GAGGAATCTATGGCTGAACATTGGGGGCGAGGAGGCAACTGCCCCGTCCATGTTCCATGTCTCTGTGCCACTGCCGGTG ACAACTGGTGGGTTCCTGAGCTGTGTCCTGGCCCTGGTGCTGCCCCTGGCCTACAGCTTCCAGCCTGACCTGGTGCTGGTGGCGCTGGGGCCGGGCCATGGCCTGCGGGACCCCCAGGCTGCACTCCTGGCTGCACTGCTTCGGGGCCCGGCAGGCGGCCGAGTCTTCGCCCTTGTGGATGAG GAATCCACACCCCAGCTTGCGACAGTCCTGGCCAGGGTGCTGAACGGGGAGGCACCCCCCAGCCTGGGCCCCTTCTCCATGGCCGCCCCAGAGGACACGCAGGCCCTGATGTACCTGAGAGGGCGGCTGGAGCCAAGGTGGAAGATGCTGCAGGTGGCTGGTGAGGCTGCGGGGCCAGGCTCAGGCTGA